One Rhizobium sp. 9140 genomic region harbors:
- a CDS encoding helix-turn-helix transcriptional regulator, with amino-acid sequence MGALIDRPELIASILGARTPIVILDAPAGMGKSSVLALIAHRMGAAVARSPQPPTGPADGSTTDTVLRLWDIPPYTAPLAIPEAYVSGNHRLIIAKRPDTVLPGQARALAYGQATLIGSEGLTMSYGELERLFGSASEDVAAKSGGWPLAVFNTRLFEGPADILRAFLEAEVLATMPDEELVALQRMLVEAISGTSAATRHPSFSTSHVPTTSPLPLTAPFLMRPDGTGRPTLVVAGVRDVLREAIDHVMERRLRNAGSAKAIAEAYRARGLVVEAICAFQNAGLFDNALRIFQDAGGPFFLYYFGPQAFDTVLAGFPLTFSLQTEVLVLARALQSLKLGDISRARRLLIDRFGDVANDYTQVFSSRSVFSRQFRAFRLVMLLYEDYFFSEELLERAYALIAEFPVEDHLSRGSFYNSVLEFYIRNRQFAAAEEVAQRAMFHYRAAQAPLLAFYISLHQTLIRLMMGDALAARRYATQSAAFIAELPFESPNDVRLQVLIEACVEYEAGRAEPLARFLNLEIDGFAHGEIWPSLLEFALHYGSQALGEHFSTMAARSFLDRWRVYQTSNGQFQAMISIREAAVLQNANRWQEAADTLSAISGRVDRAFVLAGGEPLARVQERDELALALIWLRQLVYEAPQRPGLDQLVTTIIGNLNLTDRQRMSAEIWLAYVAKRQRNATQARAVLQKTFGDCARLGSIAPLAEERVFLQELIDNQRIGGFLSTVTGNRQILRKLRDSGRLDNQSTKMANTLSRRESKILLMISEGAANKDVANTLGLSEATVKFHLGNVYRKLGCRSRQEAIRSARALDLLG; translated from the coding sequence ATGGGTGCTCTGATCGACCGGCCTGAACTGATCGCCAGCATCCTCGGTGCCCGGACGCCGATCGTCATTCTGGATGCTCCTGCCGGCATGGGCAAGTCGTCTGTCCTGGCATTGATCGCACATCGCATGGGAGCCGCCGTCGCTCGCTCGCCCCAGCCGCCCACCGGTCCGGCAGACGGCTCCACCACCGACACTGTGCTTCGCCTGTGGGATATCCCGCCCTACACCGCGCCTCTCGCCATTCCCGAGGCCTACGTCTCCGGTAATCACCGCCTGATCATCGCGAAACGTCCGGACACGGTGCTGCCGGGCCAAGCGCGGGCACTGGCCTACGGACAGGCAACGCTGATCGGCAGCGAGGGCCTGACGATGTCGTACGGCGAGCTTGAACGGCTGTTCGGGAGCGCTTCCGAAGATGTGGCCGCTAAAAGCGGGGGGTGGCCGCTGGCCGTGTTCAATACCCGTCTCTTCGAAGGCCCTGCAGATATCCTGCGTGCATTTCTCGAAGCCGAGGTGCTGGCGACGATGCCAGACGAGGAACTCGTTGCTCTGCAACGGATGCTGGTCGAGGCGATCAGCGGTACGAGTGCTGCGACACGGCATCCGTCCTTCTCCACATCGCACGTCCCCACCACATCTCCTTTGCCCCTCACGGCGCCGTTCCTGATGCGGCCTGACGGCACCGGTCGTCCGACGCTGGTGGTGGCAGGCGTGCGTGACGTCCTGCGCGAGGCGATCGACCATGTGATGGAGCGGCGTTTGCGCAATGCCGGAAGCGCCAAGGCCATTGCCGAAGCTTACAGGGCGAGAGGTCTCGTGGTCGAGGCAATCTGCGCCTTCCAGAATGCCGGCCTCTTCGACAATGCGCTGCGAATCTTCCAGGATGCGGGCGGCCCCTTCTTTCTCTACTATTTCGGGCCTCAAGCCTTCGACACCGTCCTTGCCGGGTTTCCGCTGACCTTTTCCCTCCAGACAGAGGTCCTCGTTCTCGCCAGGGCGTTGCAATCGCTGAAGCTCGGCGATATCTCGCGCGCCCGCCGCCTGCTCATCGACCGCTTCGGAGACGTCGCCAACGACTACACGCAGGTGTTTTCCAGCCGCTCGGTTTTCTCGCGTCAGTTTCGGGCGTTCCGGCTCGTGATGCTGCTCTACGAGGACTATTTCTTCTCCGAGGAACTGCTGGAGCGGGCCTATGCGCTGATCGCGGAGTTTCCGGTGGAAGACCATCTGTCGCGGGGTAGCTTCTATAACTCGGTGCTCGAATTTTACATCCGCAACCGACAGTTCGCGGCCGCCGAAGAGGTGGCGCAGCGTGCGATGTTTCATTATCGCGCCGCACAGGCGCCGCTCCTCGCCTTCTACATCAGTCTCCACCAAACACTGATCCGGCTCATGATGGGCGATGCGCTGGCCGCACGCCGTTACGCGACGCAATCGGCTGCTTTTATCGCGGAATTGCCGTTCGAAAGCCCCAACGATGTGCGGCTGCAAGTGCTGATAGAAGCGTGCGTTGAGTACGAAGCCGGGCGAGCCGAGCCGCTGGCGCGGTTTCTCAATCTCGAGATCGATGGTTTCGCCCACGGCGAAATCTGGCCGAGCCTTCTCGAATTTGCGCTCCACTATGGCAGTCAGGCGTTGGGCGAGCACTTTTCCACCATGGCCGCCCGAAGCTTTCTCGACCGCTGGCGCGTCTACCAGACATCGAACGGGCAGTTCCAGGCGATGATCTCAATCCGCGAGGCTGCCGTCCTTCAGAACGCAAACCGCTGGCAGGAAGCGGCCGACACGCTGTCGGCGATATCAGGCCGGGTCGATCGGGCCTTCGTTCTGGCGGGCGGTGAGCCTCTCGCGCGCGTGCAGGAGCGTGACGAACTGGCGCTGGCGCTTATCTGGCTACGCCAGCTCGTCTATGAAGCGCCGCAACGGCCCGGCCTCGACCAGCTCGTAACCACCATCATTGGCAACTTGAACCTGACGGATCGCCAGCGGATGAGCGCCGAGATCTGGCTTGCCTATGTCGCCAAGCGCCAGCGCAATGCGACGCAGGCACGCGCCGTGCTCCAGAAGACCTTCGGCGACTGCGCACGGCTCGGCAGCATCGCCCCGCTCGCCGAAGAGCGCGTCTTTCTGCAGGAACTGATCGACAACCAGCGCATCGGCGGCTTCCTGTCCACCGTCACGGGCAACCGCCAGATTCTCCGCAAGCTGAGGGATTCCGGCCGCCTCGACAACCAGTCCACCAAGATGGCCAACACGCTGTCGCGGCGTGAAAGCAAGATCCTGTTGATGATCTCCGAAGGCGCCGCCAACAAGGACGTGGCGAACACGCTTGGCCTTAGCGAAGCGACCGTGAAGTTCCATCTCGGCAATGTTTACCGGAAGCTCGGCTGTCGCAGCCGCCAGGAAGCGATCCGCTCCGCTCGGGCACTCGACCTTCTCGGCTAG
- a CDS encoding sugar-binding transcriptional regulator, translating into MGRLNELRLISRVAQMYHIERRRQAEIAEHLRLSQATVSRMLKRAETEGIVRTSVIPPVGTYGDLESALRERFNLPEAVVVECTEDRDGAIMSRIGEAAAHLLEITLAPGETIGVSSWSQTIFKMVENIHPQKSARAKFVVQTLGGMGDPSVQTHATQLTTRLAGLTGAEPKLLPVQGVTSSREARLLMMADPFVRETVDLFGSITLAIVGIGAVEPSELLARSGNIFSARELADLADAGAVGDISLRFFDKDGHPVKTPLDDRVIGLPLEDLARVERVIALAGGAKKTAAIAGALKVGVIDILVTDKFTAERLLQM; encoded by the coding sequence ATGGGACGCCTCAACGAACTCCGCCTGATCTCGCGGGTCGCCCAGATGTATCACATCGAGCGGCGCCGGCAGGCGGAGATCGCGGAGCACCTGAGGCTAAGCCAAGCGACCGTTTCGCGCATGCTCAAGCGCGCGGAAACTGAAGGCATCGTCCGGACCAGCGTCATTCCTCCGGTCGGAACCTATGGCGATCTCGAAAGCGCGCTGCGGGAGCGTTTCAACCTGCCGGAAGCCGTCGTCGTCGAGTGCACGGAGGATCGTGACGGCGCCATCATGTCGCGGATCGGCGAGGCCGCGGCCCATCTCCTCGAGATCACGTTGGCGCCGGGCGAAACGATCGGCGTTTCCAGCTGGAGCCAGACGATCTTCAAGATGGTGGAGAACATCCATCCGCAGAAAAGTGCCCGCGCCAAGTTCGTGGTGCAGACGCTCGGCGGCATGGGCGATCCCTCGGTGCAGACCCATGCGACGCAGCTGACGACGCGGCTTGCCGGCCTCACGGGCGCCGAGCCGAAACTGCTGCCCGTGCAGGGGGTGACCTCGTCGCGCGAGGCGCGGCTCCTGATGATGGCCGACCCCTTCGTGCGCGAAACGGTCGATCTCTTCGGCAGCATCACGCTCGCCATCGTCGGCATCGGCGCTGTGGAACCATCTGAACTGCTCGCGCGCTCCGGCAATATCTTCTCTGCCCGCGAACTGGCGGATCTTGCAGACGCCGGCGCCGTCGGTGATATTTCGCTCCGCTTCTTTGACAAAGACGGCCACCCAGTGAAGACGCCGCTCGACGATCGCGTCATCGGTCTTCCCCTCGAAGATCTTGCCCGTGTCGAACGCGTGATCGCGCTGGCAGGCGGCGCGAAGAAAACCGCCGCCATCGCCGGAGCGTTGAAGGTCGGCGTTATCGATATTCTCGTCACCGACAAGTTCACGGCAGAGCGCCTTCTCCAGATGTAG
- a CDS encoding FGGY family carbohydrate kinase — translation MQAILAIDQGTTNSKAVLVSLKGEVLARGSAPVGISYPKPGWVEQDPARLWASVCEAIAACLNAAPQATVEAIAISNQRESVTVWDAGTGEPLGPVLSWQCRRTATDCERLTREGHLDRVEQITGLPLDPMFPGAKFRWLLDRVPQGRSVRAGTIDSWLIHRMTGGRTHACDASNAARSQLFDLNAQVWSTELCSIFGVDPGVLPEVRDSSADFGTTSGVPGIADGTPIRAAIGDSHAALFGHGAFRPGDGKVTFGTGSSIMTTLADYIAPRNGITTTVAWRIAGKPTFAFEGNILVSAASLPWMADILGLADVAALIDLAATAEPGVPGFVPAFVGLGAPYWDSNARALFSQINFNTSRAQMARAVTDSIAFQVHDVVSAMKTQSGGVIGALYVDGGPSQNRFLMQCVADTLRHTVIQCEAPEASALGAAYLAGLSLGIFPDLDAISALPRQTAPIAPIANDGMERLKTWNDALARSTLDPGAAKSE, via the coding sequence ATGCAGGCGATACTGGCGATCGACCAGGGCACCACCAATTCGAAGGCGGTGCTCGTGTCCTTGAAGGGCGAGGTTCTTGCCCGCGGTTCCGCCCCCGTCGGCATCAGCTACCCGAAGCCCGGCTGGGTCGAGCAGGATCCGGCCAGGCTCTGGGCCTCGGTCTGCGAGGCGATCGCCGCCTGCCTGAACGCCGCGCCGCAAGCGACTGTCGAGGCCATCGCCATTTCCAACCAGCGCGAATCCGTGACCGTCTGGGACGCCGGAACGGGCGAGCCGCTCGGGCCTGTTCTCAGCTGGCAGTGCCGGCGCACGGCGACAGATTGCGAGCGACTGACGCGCGAAGGGCATCTGGACCGCGTGGAGCAGATCACCGGCTTGCCGCTCGATCCGATGTTTCCCGGCGCAAAATTCCGCTGGCTGCTGGACCGCGTGCCGCAAGGCCGCAGCGTCCGGGCCGGCACCATCGACAGCTGGCTCATCCACCGCATGACGGGCGGACGGACGCATGCCTGCGATGCATCGAACGCGGCGCGAAGCCAACTCTTCGACCTGAATGCGCAGGTCTGGAGCACGGAACTCTGCAGCATTTTCGGCGTCGACCCCGGCGTCCTGCCGGAGGTGCGCGACAGTTCCGCCGATTTCGGCACGACATCCGGCGTGCCCGGCATCGCCGACGGCACGCCGATCCGCGCGGCCATTGGCGACAGTCACGCCGCGCTTTTCGGCCATGGCGCGTTTCGGCCGGGCGACGGCAAGGTCACGTTCGGAACCGGATCGTCCATCATGACGACGCTTGCCGACTACATCGCGCCGCGCAACGGCATCACGACGACGGTCGCCTGGCGGATCGCCGGCAAGCCGACCTTCGCGTTCGAAGGCAATATTCTCGTTTCCGCCGCGAGCCTCCCCTGGATGGCCGACATTCTCGGCCTTGCCGACGTCGCCGCCCTGATCGATCTGGCTGCCACCGCCGAGCCGGGTGTCCCCGGCTTCGTGCCGGCCTTCGTCGGCCTTGGCGCGCCCTATTGGGATTCGAACGCCCGCGCGCTGTTTTCGCAGATCAATTTCAACACCAGCCGGGCGCAGATGGCCCGCGCCGTTACCGATTCCATCGCCTTTCAGGTGCATGATGTCGTCTCGGCCATGAAGACGCAGAGCGGCGGCGTCATCGGTGCGCTTTATGTCGATGGCGGCCCGAGCCAGAACCGGTTTCTCATGCAATGCGTCGCCGACACGTTGCGCCACACGGTCATCCAGTGCGAAGCTCCAGAGGCGTCGGCGCTCGGTGCTGCCTATCTCGCCGGCCTTTCGCTCGGCATTTTTCCGGATCTCGACGCCATTTCCGCCCTGCCTCGACAGACGGCGCCAATTGCGCCTATTGCGAATGATGGCATGGAACGGCTCAAAACGTGGAATGACGCGCTCGCCCGCTCGACGCTCGACCCGGGAGCCGCTAAGAGTGAATAA
- a CDS encoding transketolase family protein, which yields MNAHVPSQKLHDCRDAFAATLERLAAEDETIVVVCNDSVGSSKLGGFKAKFPERLINVGIAEQNMIGVAAGLANGGRIPYVCAAAPFLTGRALEQIKADIAYSNANVKLVGISSGMAYGDLGPTHHSIEDFAWTRVLPNLPVIAPCDHIETAAAVAWAAQYQGPCFLRLSRVGVPDLLPEDHIFEVGKANLLREGSDVTLIANGTLTHRMVKAAEILASRGISARVLNLATVRPIDEDAIIAAARETGAIVTAEEHSTFGGLGSAVAEVVVDFLPVPMKRLGVPGIFAPTGSAEFLLNEFGMAPEAIADAAEAVIKRK from the coding sequence ATGAACGCGCATGTCCCATCCCAGAAGCTCCACGACTGCCGCGATGCCTTCGCCGCCACGCTGGAGCGCCTTGCGGCAGAAGACGAGACGATTGTGGTCGTCTGCAACGACTCCGTCGGCTCCTCCAAGCTCGGCGGCTTCAAGGCAAAGTTTCCCGAGCGGCTGATCAATGTCGGCATTGCCGAGCAGAACATGATCGGCGTTGCCGCCGGCCTCGCCAATGGCGGACGCATTCCCTACGTCTGCGCGGCGGCCCCCTTCCTAACGGGGCGCGCCCTTGAGCAGATCAAGGCCGACATCGCCTATTCCAATGCCAATGTGAAGCTGGTCGGCATCTCCTCCGGCATGGCCTATGGCGATCTCGGGCCGACGCATCATTCGATCGAGGATTTCGCCTGGACGCGCGTCCTGCCCAATCTTCCGGTCATCGCCCCCTGCGACCACATCGAGACGGCCGCGGCCGTCGCATGGGCGGCGCAGTATCAGGGTCCCTGCTTCCTGCGCCTCTCGCGCGTCGGCGTTCCCGATCTCCTTCCCGAAGATCACATATTCGAGGTCGGCAAGGCCAATCTTTTGCGGGAAGGCTCCGACGTGACGCTGATCGCAAACGGCACGCTGACGCACCGCATGGTCAAGGCGGCCGAGATCCTTGCGTCCCGTGGCATCAGCGCCCGCGTTCTCAACCTTGCGACCGTTCGTCCGATAGACGAGGACGCCATCATTGCCGCCGCGCGTGAAACCGGTGCGATCGTCACGGCCGAGGAGCACTCGACCTTCGGCGGGCTTGGTTCGGCCGTGGCGGAAGTGGTCGTCGATTTCCTGCCCGTCCCGATGAAGCGTCTCGGCGTACCCGGCATCTTCGCGCCCACCGGCTCCGCAGAGTTCCTGCTGAACGAATTCGGCATGGCGCCGGAGGCGATCGCCGATGCGGCGGAAGCCGTCATCAAACGCAAATAA
- a CDS encoding transketolase: MEIRDLEGVARQIRLRDLQAVFEAGAGHIGGEMSVIDVLTALYFRVLKVWPDQPKHPDRDRFVLSKGHTACALYVTLAKRGFIPEEEVSTFLKPYSRLNGHPNCNKVPGVETNTGPLGHGLPVAVGMAKAAKLSGASYHTYVVTGDGEMQEGSNWEAIMAGAHFGLDNLTLLIDHNRFQQGASIADTNGLAPLRPKVEAFGWEVTEINGNAMSEVVAALEHRGARPHCIVAHTNKGHGISFMQDTVDWHHKVPNKEQYEIAVKELSEAL; the protein is encoded by the coding sequence ATGGAGATTAGAGATCTTGAGGGCGTCGCGCGCCAAATCCGACTGCGGGATCTGCAAGCCGTGTTCGAAGCAGGCGCTGGACATATCGGCGGGGAAATGTCGGTCATCGACGTGCTGACGGCCCTGTATTTCCGCGTCCTGAAGGTTTGGCCCGATCAGCCGAAGCATCCGGACCGCGATCGCTTCGTCCTGTCGAAGGGCCACACCGCCTGCGCGCTCTATGTGACGCTCGCCAAGCGCGGCTTCATCCCCGAGGAGGAGGTTTCGACGTTCCTCAAGCCCTATTCCCGGCTCAACGGCCATCCGAACTGCAACAAGGTGCCCGGCGTCGAGACCAATACCGGTCCGCTCGGCCACGGCCTGCCGGTCGCGGTCGGCATGGCGAAGGCCGCAAAGCTTTCGGGCGCGTCCTACCACACCTATGTCGTCACCGGCGACGGCGAGATGCAGGAAGGATCGAACTGGGAAGCCATCATGGCCGGTGCGCATTTCGGTCTCGACAACCTGACGCTCCTCATCGACCATAACCGCTTCCAGCAGGGCGCCTCCATCGCCGACACCAATGGCCTTGCGCCGCTCCGCCCAAAGGTTGAAGCCTTCGGCTGGGAGGTCACGGAGATCAACGGCAATGCCATGAGCGAGGTGGTTGCGGCTCTCGAACATCGGGGCGCACGCCCGCACTGCATCGTTGCGCATACCAACAAGGGTCACGGGATCTCGTTCATGCAGGACACCGTGGACTGGCACCACAAGGTTCCCAACAAGGAACAGTACGAGATCGCCGTTAAAGAACTGTCGGAGGCCCTCTAA